A window of the Mus pahari chromosome 1, PAHARI_EIJ_v1.1, whole genome shotgun sequence genome harbors these coding sequences:
- the Anks4b gene encoding ankyrin repeat and SAM domain-containing protein 4B has product MSTRYHQAASDSYLELLKEATKRDLNLSDEDGMTPTLLAAYHGNLEALEIICSRGGDPDKCDIWGNTPLHYAASNGHTHCISFLVNFGANIFALDNDLKSPLDAAASREQKECVALLDKAATVQNTMNPKRVTRLKEQALKNAKRQMKECERLQERHQNKMARTYSKEDSGTLSSSHSTFSRSFLSNTSAGGFGSLSKGIKDTFKIKSKKNKDTAEQLGKDGRSGQRPVMEVFREEEEDSFAKDLKEKLHFSVGEDDDVQHESILNRPGLGSIVFSRNRVLDPLDISYSKRELWFNMPSGLFQRQGAAETDEEEDDDDEEEEEEREANGITDYLSWDEEGVVWEEDVVDATPLEVFLQSQHLEEFLPIFLREQIDLEALLLCSDEDLQNIHMQLGPRKKVLSAIDKRKQVLQQPGQLVDTSL; this is encoded by the exons ATGTCTACCCGCTATCACCAAGCAGCGAGTGACAGCTACCTGGAACTTCTGAAGGAGGCCACCAAGCGTGATCTGAATCTCTCAGATGAGGATGGCATGACACCCACTCTCCTGGCAGCCTACCACGGCAACCTCGAGGCCCTAGAAATAATCTGCAGTAGAGG TGGAGACCCTGATAAGTGTGACATCTGGGGGAACACTCCTCTACATTATGCAGCCTCCAATGGCCACACTCACTGCATCTCATTTCTAGTCAACTTTGGTGCCAACATCTTTGCCCTGGATAATGACTTGAAGTCCCCGCTGGATGCTGCTGCTAgcagggagcagaaagaatgtgTTGCTCTCTTGGACAAGGCTGCCACTGTGCAGAACACCATGAACCCCAAAAGGGTCACCAGACTGAAGGAACAGGCTCTGAAGAATGCCAAGAGGCAGATGAAAGAGTGCGAACGGCTTCAGGAGAGGCACCAAAACAAGATGGCGCGCACCTATAGCAAGGAGGACTCTGGGACGCTTTCCTCTTCCCATAGTACCTTCTCTAGGTCGTTTCTTTCAAACACTTCTGCTGGTGGATTTGGATCACTGTCTAAAGGCATTAAAGATACCTTCAAGATAAAATCTAAGAAGAATAAAGATACAGCAGAACAGCTAGGGAAGGATGGCAGAAGTGGGCAGAGGCCTGTGATGGAAGTgttcagagaggaggaagaagactcaTTTGCAAAGGACCTCAAAGAGAAGCTCCATttctcagtaggagaagatgatGATGTACAACACGAGTCTATTCTCAACCGTCCTGGTCTAGGAAGTATTGTTTTTAGTAGAAACAGAGTTCTGGACCCTCTTGACATCTCATACAGCAAGAGGGAGTTGTGGTTTAACATGCCCAGTGGGCTGTTCCAAAGACAGGGAGCAGCAGAAACAGATGAagaagaggatgatgatgatgaggaggaggaggaggagagagaggcaaacGGCATTACAGACTATCTTTCTTGGGATGAAGAAGGAGTAGTATGGGAGGAAGATGTAGTTGATGCTACTCCATTGGAAGTGTTCTTGCAGTCTCAGCACCTGGAGGAATTCCTTCCCATTTTTTTGAGAGAACAGATTGATCTAGAGGCTCTACTGCTGTGCTCTGATGAGGACCTTCAGAATATCCACATGCAGCTGGGCCCCAGGAAGAAAGTCCTTAGTGCCATAGACAAAAGGAAGCAGGTGCTCCAACAGCCTGGGCAGTTGGTTGACACCAGCCTCTGA